In the genome of Candoia aspera isolate rCanAsp1 chromosome 4, rCanAsp1.hap2, whole genome shotgun sequence, the window tttgggttttttaaactCCCCAGTCTAACCTGCAGCCCTaagattttctgtatctctcaTCCTAGTACTAGTTAGGTCCAAACTTGTTCAGCTTTGTGAAATCCAGATTGGCTAGGTACTACCAAAGCAATGGTGGACCAAAAGAGCCAGACTAGGTGACAGATTAGGAACTGCCCATATATATACTCCTCCTCAGCGGGGGAATCCCAATCTCTCCCTCCCAGCAATCCTGCTGATCTCTGCTTCTCACTCTCCACTGGCAGTGGAAAAGCAGAAATCCTGAGGGTGAAGGAGGGTGTCCTTGCTGCATTAAGGAATAGTCATTCCTGGAATCCTGCTAAACCACTGATTGGTGGGCTGCTAGGAACTACTTGCCCCAAAGTAGTTGTTTGGCTGTTGCTGGGGAGCTGGCAGCAAACACAGGCATCCAAAGCAAGCCATCTACCTGTGGCTTAAGGCCCACAACTTTCATTTGGGATGAACAGCTACAGGTACTAGATTCTTCAAGCCAGAGGAAATAGATGAAGTGAGGTGATGGCACTTAAGAGAAGACACACTTCAGATACCACTACATTAAGTCCTACCCTTCATGCCCTCCAGGATATATGGAGGGCTGGATCTGCCCTCAGACCGATTCCATTTCCCACTCCACCCCTCATTAAGTCAGCATTAGTTGTGGATAAACAAGTATTGTTATTGCAGAGaactaagagaaaaaaattaggaaGGGTAGGGTAAGGATGTTGATTTCtgatctttgttttttaaaaaacttcaggAAAACACAAAAGATTTATATGGTCTGAAGAGAAACTATagcataaaaatttaataaatttaagtaTTAGAAATATGGGTTTCATTTTTAGGAGTCCTCTCATATCTTACAAATATGATAAGCAACTGGACAATAAGATAAAGTGCATATAAAAAAGTTTTCTCATCTTCAGAACAAAGtctgaaaaacaaataaagggaAGAACAAAGAGCCTTCATTTTCCTTTCACTGGAGAAAAAGTAAGTTAAATAACACTCAGAAATGATAAATAGCAGTTAGACATAAAAATTAAAGCACACCAAAGAAACACTATACTGTTACGAGAATCACTAAATACAGCTTTCTTTCACACACATTATTTGAAACAATGAATTGAAACTTTTGTTCAAGAAAATTACAGTAGAATGGGCCTTCATAGTCCATAGATAACTTTGCAAAGGGAAAATGGATCTTCTCATGGGAAACCCTGGAATgagacaaaccatttgtggtgtaCCATCCTGGAACCCCTGTCTTGCCTGAAGCTCATGCAATCACTTCTTTAGTCTAACAGGCATAATTTAGGAAtacaactgaaaaataaaactagaaaGTTCTACTGGTGTGAAAGAGATAGGAAGGAGCAAGGGGGATGTAGCAGTGGTAATGTAAGTGACAGAATAATGCAGGGGTCAAATGTCCATCTCCAGATACGTTGCTAATAACTATCCATTACATTAGGAGTTCATAATTAAATCATCCTATAGAtaaattattcctcctcctcctcctcctcctcctccaccaccaccaccaccaccaccaccaccactggatTCAGCAAAAATACTCCTGGCAATTTAcaacataaaagcataaaaacagaataaaagcataAAGACCAACAGAGACATAAACAACTATAAACAACTACTGCTCAACTTCAAAGCCATAAGTACAAGGCAGAGTATGTTGAAATGTAGAAAATAAACAAGGAAGCAAGATTTAAAATGCCATAGGTTTAGAGGAAATTGTATTCTCATACTGACAAAGAGCAATTACTGTTAATTGTaccttcattttattttgcagtaAATCTTCTTATCTAGCTGTGTGGTGTGGTATGACCGAGAGATTTCAGCCGAGTCTGAGCTTAGCAGCCAAGTTGAGCAATGTAAAGTTGAGAGATTGAGATTTACTGCCAGGTCATGGTCAGGAGAGCCTGACACATAATTTGTTCAGGGATAGTGTATTATGTGAACACAGAATTGTGCTTTGTTGATTCAGGTTAAGGGTTTAGCCTTTGAGTACAAAAAATTATCATAATTACAATTTCTTAGATTCCAGTTTAGGAAATCCAATTTAGGAAATGGTCTGGTTTGGtcagacttttaaaaatgacttttagTTGTTAGAACATAAAGACAATTGATATGATGCTTGACAGACATCAGCCAAGCAACCATCTGATCACCTTCCCCGTTATGGCTAATATGGCAAATAGGGAGAAGATGACCAATGGGTTCCAGAGatccatatatttctttttaggaAAGGGAGCAGTCTCAGCTTCAATAGGAAGCAGTAGTGAAACTATTGAAAGAAGTATTGTTGAATCAGGAGACCTATTAGCTAATATTCTTTTCCTGGGCAACGTATTTTAATTGAGGTTTGTCTGATGAAATCCAAACATGCCTGGCTGAAATAAATTTTCCATATTCATTCCAGCTGGAGTATAGGCCTGGTTTTGGCCCTAAAACTGCTTTGGTTGCCCTGCAGCATTATCTTTAGTAGGGCAAACCAGGGGAGCACAGGCTTATGGATTTCTTAGGAATTTTTATTGCAATACATTGACATGGCATCCTACTGTAGAGATTCTCTGAATAGGGTATGGACCAAGTGATTGGTTCTACTCATATGAAGATGGCCTTCTCTAGAAAGTGGTGCTGGAacatttctgctcagattcaTGCTTGTGCCATCTATATAAAATCACTGAAGTCATTTTTGAGATTCAGAACATTGCCATCATTATGCTGATGGCacttagttttgttttttcacCAAATCCAAGTAAGACCATAGGTCAGGTGTTATCGTAATCCAAATTTTCACCATGTGATTGCTCCTTTATGTATCTACTTTGTCTAGTCCTGGGCAAAGATGTTATATTCTCCCGGGCCTTTTACTGACTTTTTATTTATACTGAgagttttaaattaattttatttctgctaaCAGCTGTTTTATTTAGATctagtttttccccacaaccaccaccctgtgaggcaaGATGAGAGTGAACCAGGAAGCTTACTTGACTTGGGTGGACTAAAACCTGGGTTTCTCCAAACTTAATCTAGCATTTTAACCTCTACCCCCATTggtctttatatattttaattgcttgctcaatttattaaacattatCTGCTTTTAATTTGTTAGATAAAActtttgtaaatatttataaGCTGTTCTTTGAAAATATTTGCTCAAAAGACTTGCTTTagagaattttaaaagtaaaactttAATTTTCATTTAGATTTTACTATTCATGGAATTTTGCCATACAGAATAAGTAATTCATGTGTCTTTAACTCACTGAATTTGATCTCACAACATGTAGAAATAATCTGGAATTAGACAAATTAAAGGACAATGAGGTTATTAACCAAGAAAGTTAGATGGAACATTCTGATTTAAAAGTAACATCCCTTTGATTACTAGTTGCTTgggtgcaaaacaaaacaagggttTGTTATTTTGATGCCCTGCTTAAAAACCTCTCATATGGCCACCTATGGTGGAAAACTTTTGTTTCCTAGGGCTTCCAGATACATGGAAGATAAGTATTACTATCTCCAGTTAGCAGATTGTGAATATCTGGACTAGATTGATCTTTGGCTTGGGCATCAGATCATTTATGCTAAGATTCTCTAAAAGACAAACTTTTCTGAGCCTGAAAGTGTCTTTTCAGAACTTCCTCAAATTCTACATTTGTGCAATCCTCTTGAAACATATAGGATACAGTAAGGCGGGCACTAAAACTCACTTTTTAATGTAATTTGGCTGGATATTTTCTCCAGACCTAGCACAactactattctttttttttaattgcccttGAAGACTTATTGCTCTTTTCTAAGATTAATTAAAAAGTACTGCTTTTCTCAAACATCAGGATAAGCTTTGATTCTGAAGCCTGTTCCAAAAGACATATACTTAAGAGTTTAGGAAGGAAGAAGCCTGGAATTTATTTTGAATAGCAGATCTGAGCTGATCTCATAGTCCTTCCACAAGAAAAGTAATTCCTGGCTGTCTAAAATTTCTTATTTTATCCAAAAATTTAGGGAGAATGTTATTGTTAAATAACTAGGAGCTAGAAATTCTACCAGTAGATTCAGATTAACCTTCTGCCCATCCCTGCCGCATGTAATAATTTTAAAGACATTTCTCTCTATAAATTCAAtatggaaaacatgcaaaatgtataATGTGCAAGGGCTAACTTAAGAATAACAGGTGTATTGTAAATAATATTCTCTTAATGGTACATTATCACAGTTTGGTACACAGATTTACAGTACTGTTTAGGTAACATATGAAGTAGTGTTCATGGGAAACATGACTTCCTGCTGAAAACATTCATCCTTTGGGAAAATGTTTATCCACTCAATACAGTACCTGAAAAATGGCTTCAATCAGCACTGTTTTCTCCCACTTAAGTTCATTTCGAGTTTCAAAGCATTTCTTGGAGTGGGTTTATATCATTATAGATTGGAAACAGTGCATTTGCCAAAAGATTAAAACCTTCTCATATTGGTATTCTCATGGAAATAACAGATGTTTACTTTAATGTTACAAGGAAACATGGAATTTGTACACTGGTTTGTTTCCATTTGAACTACCTTAACTGAGCAGCAATGCTTCCTTAGGCCACAATAGTTATATCTGAAACCATAACATTCCTGCACCTGTTGTAACTACATACTAAACTGTTCACTCTACATGTATTGATAACATGAAACAGATCCTAGCACAACTTATTCAAGACCACATTTACATTCTGATGGAATCAAAACCCAAGGAGCAATTTTACTAGGACAGAGATGAAGGTTAATGGggatgtggttaaaaaaaatgcgAAAGACAAGAAATGCACAATCAGCAATTATAAATTTAAGAGCCAGTGGGATTGCCTCTATCGAATGATTGATCTTTAGTGCACCAGTTCTACCATGAttcaggaatttttattttaaatttaaatatgaaaaaaaagtaatttgcattttcaagcatacatttttgttccattttctaTACAAATTCTTGACAGACATTTGAAGAAGTTATTTGAGAATTTCCCCATTTATGCTTATATTTTAACCATCTCAGCTACTTTTCAGAACAGGAAAAATCAAACAATGGACGCTCAATCTACCTAATATTAGTTACGCTATCAAAGCATTCTATTAATCTTTTTATAACATGTCCCTTGTATTGGACGTGGTTACTTCTTTCACAAGTGAGGCAAGTACATTTTTATATGTGTCCAATACCATCTGAGCAGAAGGTCTTTCAGATGCCTTCTTTTTACATGCTGCATGGATGCTGAATAAGTGAAATCTGACAAGATCACTCCCATCAATGTCTCCCAAAAGGAAGTTAGAAACATCAGGGATTTTCCATATGTCTATCATTTCATTATATGGAGGCATAAGATTGTCTTCAAAAGATACTTCTCTTCCGTATGGCCAAAGCTGCTCAGGAGCAACAAATTCACCTTCCAGTTCCTGATGGCCACACTTGATCAATTCACCAGCACTCCTATTCAAAAGGGGCAAGGCATCCAAGTCATTCACAACCACACGAAAGTTGCTTGTCAGCAAGTATTGTGACAGTGTTTTATTCAAATCACTGGAGTCACACATAACAAAAGTACCAAGGGGGTTGTTGTGTAAAAAATGAATAATGCTCACATAGCCTATGGCAAGCAGGAACCTGTTATGCCATGTattataatttttgtattttggaaGGTTCAGTATCTCATTCATATTCTTCAAGGACCCAAATGGGTGATACTCCGTAAGAATTGTGAACTCCTCTTCACAATATCCAAGGAGTCTGACCACATGCTTGCTTTGTAGCTTTTTTAGCATCTGAAGCCCATGAATAAAGTCTTCTTGTAGCTCTGGCACAGTTAGCTGAGAAAGTGctactttgttttctttccattcagaaaggaaaACCTaacaaaaaaaagaggaaataaagaggactgattatttattgattgattgattgattatcccgcctttattatttttataaaaaactcaaggtggagaacatacctatcactccttcctcctcttattttccccacaacaaccctgtgaggtgagttgggctgagagagagggactggcccaaggtcacccagctggctttcacgcccaaggcgggactagaactcacagactcctagtttctagcctgttgccttaaccactaggccaaattggctctcatataTGAATGGATATCACAAACACAGCCACTAATGTTCTCTATTATTTAATCATGCTATTCATTTTATGAGTTGAGGTGATCCACACCCTTATTAAGCATCCAATTATAACAAAGGTCACTACATTTCACTATTTTGAAACAGAATATGCATAATAGAATTGATTAATTAGCACCATTTAAGTAATGCTTGCATTGCCCATAAAGGTGGGCCAAATCCAGTACTATAATCATGGCAAGCTGATATGGAGAACTTTCCAAAAATGAACCAGAAATATTTGTATTACAGTAGTTATACCTACACACATTCCCAGATTTTATTCTACAGATAGTTATATATTAAAGTACAGTATATACCCTTATACTGTAATGTatagctgtgagagttggaccataaggaaggctgagcgctgaggaatgatgctttcaaactgtggtgctggagaagaatcttaagagtcccttggactgcaaaaaggtcagatcaatcctacaggaaatcaaccctgactgttcgttggaaggacagatactgaagctgaagctcaaatactttgccacctaatgcaaagagaggactcactggaaaagaccctgatgctaggaaagactgaaggcaaaaggagaaggggacagcagaggatgagatggttagatagcatcaccgatgcaatgaacatgaatttgagtaaactctgggagacagtcgCGGACAGGAAGGCCTAGCGAGCTATGGttcatggggtcacaaagagtcggacaccacttaacgactgaacaaccaATATACCCTTATTTACATTTCTGAACTTCCAATTGCCTCCTTCAGAATATGAGCTTagaatatttttctgtatttctgaaatGGGTGGGTTTTGCCTAAAGCTCAGCTCAGTCATGCTCAGTATCTACTAAAGCCAAGAAGCATAAAGGGATTCCACTGAGTTCTTCTTTTCCCAATTAAGtggaaaaagaagatgaaaggaGCAGCTAGGAATTAAAATTCAATTGTTTTCTAATCTGGGGGGCAATAGCACTGTTTGGCAGGGCCAATTCTGCCTTTAAGAGAGGTGAGTTCATTTATCATTATATTAGTAATCACTACCAATTGGATGTAAGCAATACAAGAAAACCTTAGCAAAGATCACGTTTATGCCATATCTCAAGAATGTGAAGTATTGACATTTTAGTGTCTAGAAATAAATGCTTCAGTAAATGTAAATAACTTTACTATTATTATAAGCACTTGTAAAACATGCATAAATGTGTATTTCTTTCTAGACATCTTCCAAATTTCTAGACATCACAATTTACTTACAAAAATATTTCACCAGATTTCAGGTGTAGAGTGAAACAAAAATGCATACAGCATGTTACTTAGAACTTTTTCCAAAAGAAACATTAAGAACACCCATTTCTTCAGCAGCATCttcatggggggaggggaaagtGACAAAAGTAATGTGCTGATGTGACAAATTCCACCCCTTTTGTAAATGCGTTGTGCCACTGCTTCCCTATACAGAACAGTATAATAttactttcatcattttgacaacagTGATGGATCCTGAGGATGCCTATGCATCTCTCTGTAGATTGGGGTTATCAGTAGTCATAAAGGGTGACTTGTGAATGTacagaataatatttttattatttttgagatCCATTATGTTAAACTAACCCTTTTTACAGCACCTTCACCAACACGTTTCAATTTACGGACTTCTCTTTTTATAGCCTTGCAAGACAACCATGATGAGCAATTCTTCATAGTTCCTAATCTGAAGTAGCCATGTGGACAGAAATTTTGTTCAACACTGGATTCTCCATATGAAAAATATACATTGCCGAGGTATTGATACAGGAACAAGATCAGAAGTAGCACAGCTAAAAGCAACAGCAAGGCTAAAAGGATCAGCTTTTGCATAACATCAGTTTTTAAATCATAAGCCTTTTTCATCCATGTTGTCACTATCATCTTTCataatttctgaaaaataaagagTAACAAATTATTAATTGAATATAACAAACCAGCAAAAGAGAGGATAGCCAAGCTAgatgtttcagaataatttttatactgtcaagattttatttttgtgcaaCACTGtggtctcaaaaaaaaaatgaattatacaaCCCCTGGAAAATGAATGATTCTGTTCATGTGGTAATTTCAAATTATATTTGCTGAAGCAAAATATTCCATTGCCTTCTGGAGAACATGAGAAGATATACAAAAGGAATAAACTTGCACATACCCCTTGTGGAGctggaaggaaagcagaagatTGTCCCTGTCCTGCTACTGCTCTTCTAAATTACATAGTGGCTTTACTATTTTGTGAATATCTTATGATATCCTGATTAACAATAATGTTTGTTCGGCTATCAAATTCTATGGACCTCTGTTAGAAACCATTAATGAATGTTCTCATCATTGGTACTATTCCAATATTTTAAGCCCTGCCAGTTTTAATGATTTCAGTAGGAAATATTTACTGTCAATGGTATACACAACTACAGAGAAATAAGTTCAGTTGCATTCACTAGGGCTGGcttccaaataaattttaaagatttGCAAATTTAagcaaataatgaaaacaaaagaaacataaaTTTATGCAGAACACATTGCCATTTCtaattcacttttttaaaaaaatctgacaaTTTCTTAAGGACTTTTGAGTGTTTTCACAACTTCTGTTTACAGGAAATCCATCTTCTTGGAGATTATTTAATACAGATCCAACTAAGATATTAGAAAATGTAATGGAATGTATTTCTTCTGAAATGCCCAACTTAATTCATAGATCTTAAAGGAGCAAACAGGATTTggaaaaaagaaggcagaactatgagtaaaaaaaaattaaaaaatccttcCTGTTTGCAACATCCCAGCATGTCTAAGCAGAATGAAAGAAACTATTATCCAGTAAATTTGTCGTACTGTATTACGCTTACCTGTTTCCTAGCTTTACAGCTTACAAACTTATCAACATCGGCATAATAAAATCCCAGTATTCTCTGCTTTGGGCCACACGAGTGGCCCGTCCTTTGCACATAGAGATAAAACAGTGTAGAGTCACATACCCCTGTTGTTTTAGACACTCAGACTCAGATCAAAATAAAGCCTGACTGCACTGAAGGGAACAGAGCAAAGATGTCTATTTACTTCATGACAAGAAAATTtggaaagataaaaatatatttggttGACCTTTACTACAAAGTGAGATTTTTGTGTGTTTCCTTCTGTAGTTTCAATACAACCATTTAGGGACATTGACACGTTCCTAGATAGATCTTTGAATGGACAAAATGTACATTTTATTACCATAGCTTCTCAGAGCATCCACATATCAGTATCCTTTACTCATCAGAGAATGTTTTTTATcctttcatccattttttaaatctaatgtggatttttttagacataaaaatgcaaaatagaaaTGCAGATCTTGGAAGTGCATGTTCCTTAGTTCTTTGGTCCCCTTACCCTTCCACCATTCCCTCCCCATAACACCCAATATATTGTAGAGTTTTATTTTTACTCCATTTTTACACTGAGCCACGCCTCTGTCAATATTTTCCTGGATATGTACAGAAGCAAGCAATGTACTTGCAAAAGAATGTTCTTCATGAAAAAATTATTCCTGAATGCTTGTATGACACTGGtacatgaagcaattcataactTCTCATAAATGTTTGTTCTCTAGAGacatttcttttatatattaatCTCCTTTAGGTGACCTCATTATTAAAGTTTTATTGCTACTAACTGCTTCTTTCATTATTAGGAAAAACAGAACTATCAATATTGTGATAGGAAGGGTTCTTCAAAAGAATATCACCCTTATCATAGGAGTCTTTCAAGTCATACCAGAATTCCagcatatgtgtgtatatgtgtgtgcgtgtgtatgtacaGTTTCACTTAACTGCATACCAACTCATATCTACTGTTGTATTTTGCTCAGGGAGACTGGCAGactgaggtacaggtagtcctcgtttaacggcCACAatggagactggaattttggttgctaagtgaagcagtcattaagtgaatccagcctgatttttgcagtggtcattaagcgagccatgtggtcgttaagcaaatcacatggttcgtCATTGATTTTGCTgtccagaagccagctgggaaggtcaaaaatggtgatcacatgaccacaggatgctgcaagtcataaatgcgaactggctgTCAAGTGGCCacatcgtgatcacatgaccacaggaacaCTGTGACAGTTATTATGTgggagcaccggttgtaagttgctttttcagcatcatcataagtctgaaccatcactaaacgaattgtcattaagtgaggactacctgtaggcaggATACAAAAGAAAAGTCTGAGTATATCCtagtatcacacacacacagaggatatAACAGGCTTCtttttgtaatggaaaaaaaagaatattggcTCTTCTTTACAGTTCTGCAATCtaaaagaaaatccagaaaagCAAAGGTATAACATAAAAGAAGATACATACCTGAATATACCTCTTAgatatactactactactaaaatGAATTAATTGAAATACCTATTTATTATATTATGCTACTGTTTTCCTATTTGCTTGCACCATAATAGTGCGTATGTACTGCGCACATTTCACCAATTAAGATCAAGACAGTGACAACTATCAAGAAAATGATCTACTTGTCTCAACCACTATTTAAAATGCAGAAGTCATAATTTCAGGGTAGATGGAGCTCTTACCCCAATCTAAAATATGAGATGGAAAGAACACTATGAGCCAAACTGAATTAGGAGCAAGAATAATGCTGTAATCATGGGAACCCTAAATTTAAGCATTAT includes:
- the POMK gene encoding protein O-mannose kinase, producing the protein MIVTTWMKKAYDLKTDVMQKLILLALLLLLAVLLLILFLYQYLGNVYFSYGESSVEQNFCPHGYFRLGTMKNCSSWLSCKAIKREVRKLKRVGEGAVKRVFLSEWKENKVALSQLTVPELQEDFIHGLQMLKKLQSKHVVRLLGYCEEEFTILTEYHPFGSLKNMNEILNLPKYKNYNTWHNRFLLAIGYVSIIHFLHNNPLGTFVMCDSSDLNKTLSQYLLTSNFRVVVNDLDALPLLNRSAGELIKCGHQELEGEFVAPEQLWPYGREVSFEDNLMPPYNEMIDIWKIPDVSNFLLGDIDGSDLVRFHLFSIHAACKKKASERPSAQMVLDTYKNVLASLVKEVTTSNTRDML